From the genome of Rhodothermales bacterium:
AAGCGTGACCCACGGCTGGGCGGTTGGATACAATCGTTCGATACTTCACACGTCCGATCGGGGTGCAACATGGGTATCGCAAAGCCTTCCGGGGACCACCCAGTTCGAAGATGTCAGTTTCATTGATGACAACGAGGGCTGGGCTGCGGGCTATGGCGGCAAGGCAGCCATTCTTCACACGACCGACGGAGGAAATTTCTGGATAGGCCAGGCCAACCCGGCAATTCATCGTCTGCACTCAATCAGTATGTGGCCCGGAGGTCACGGTTGGGCGGTTGGCGAGCGGTGGACTCAACTCTACACCACCGACCACGGCGTCACGTGGGTACGTGGTGACAGCCTCAGCGGAGCGGACTACTTCTCGGTGGACTACCGGCCCTCAGTAACCCTTGGAGACCGCGTGTGGATTGCCGGCAGCGGAGGCACAATCCTTCACAGCCCGGACAACGGCCGATCGTGGGTTCGGCAGGCGAGCGGTACAAATCGACCCCTCTCGAAAATCGTATTTGTCGGTGGGACGTCTACGGGTTGGGCGATCGGTGCAGCCGGAACGATTCTGAAGTCCACGAACGGTGGCGATACGTGGGAAAAAGTACATCGCAGCTATGTGGGCACAGATCTCAGCACCGTCCATTTTACGAATCGGGACACCGGCTGGGTCGCCGGCGTGGGCGGAAGAATCCTTCGAACCAACGACGGCGGGGCGAGGTGGGCTGACCAGAGCCGGGGAGACTACAACTACAACGACATCCATTTCCTCGATGGTGAAGAGGGTTGGGTCGTAGGCGACGACGGTGTAGTGATGTTCACCGGAGAGGGCGGTGAGGGTTTCCCGAGTTGGAACGGACCTCATGACACCGGGACAAGAAACGACCTGTACGCAATTCATTTTTCTGATCCCCAGCATGGCCTGGCCGTCGGCAAGGCGGGTACAATCATTGCCACTCGCGGCGTTGGGACTCCATGGGTAAGGCGACAATCACCCACAATGAATCCCCTGTACGGGGTCTTCTTGGCTTCCAACACGACGGCCTGGGCGGTTGGGCTGCAGGGCACCGTGATACGGACTGAAGATGGCGGACTGAACTGGACGCTCTATCCTACCGGCGTTACTGACCGCCTGACTGCCGTGTTCGCTACAGACACAATGCACGTATGGGCCGTCGGAACTCGTGGTAGAATCATAAACTCGAGTGACGGCGGTCGCACCTGGCAGACCCAGGACAGTGGCATTTCCAGCGCGCTGCTGACAGTTCACTTCATCGACCGGAATTTCGGTTGGGCTGCGGGTACAGAGGGGACGATCGTCTGGACCAGTGACGGTGGCCAAACGTGGACGCGGCAGGTGACCGGCACCAGCAAATTTCTAAGCGGAATCTACCTCGCTGATGACGAGTACGGCTGGGTCGTTGGAGAGGACGGCGCGATCCTAAACACCATAAACGGAGGTGTGTGGGGTCTCGCGTGGCTGCGGCTGGTACATGCGGCACCGGACGTTGGACTGGGCCTGATAGATGTATACCTGAACGGGGTACGTGTCATCGATGACCTGGATTATCGGGGCGTATCAAGAAATATTGCTGTGCCGACCGATGGGGCGGAAATTGCCGTCGTGCCTGGAAGTGTGTCCGCTATCGGGGCCGACGATCCCAGGTTCAATGTCGTCCTTTCGGAGGGGCAGACGTATGCCGCCGTGCTCGCCGGTGAGATCGGCCACCCCGATGGCCCGCTGTCATTGATCACAGTTCCCAAGAAGCCGAGCGGCAAAACTGTGGCTCCCGTTCCCGTGGGATTCGTGCATGCAGTCCCGGATGGACCGCCGGTGGACTGTTTCGTGAACGGGGTGACGATGTGTTCCGACCTGTCCTTCGGCCAGTACAACCTGGGGACGTCCACAGACGAGCATCAAATCATGAACATCCGCCGACACGACGATGGTTCGTTGGTCGAGTCCTTCGATGTCACGTTGTCTTCGAGCGAGGAAGTGTTCCCTATCATCCTGACCGGCTACTTGTCGCCACCGCCCGGGAGTGAGGACAGATCCGTGTCTATGATGATCGTCAGCGAAACGGGAGAGGTTTCAACGCCGGCCATCGTAACCCGCC
Proteins encoded in this window:
- a CDS encoding T9SS type A sorting domain-containing protein → MKLCSMIVTATLFAALAGTAAAQQLPGWRWQNPLPQGNDLHDISYWNNPGFWDHVYISGDHGTVLRTLNGQDFSIMRTATTAPLKAIRYRERLFAAGHNGTLIVSHDEGTTWEELASGTTDYLHAIDFSSVTHGWAVGYNRSILHTSDRGATWVSQSLPGTTQFEDVSFIDDNEGWAAGYGGKAAILHTTDGGNFWIGQANPAIHRLHSISMWPGGHGWAVGERWTQLYTTDHGVTWVRGDSLSGADYFSVDYRPSVTLGDRVWIAGSGGTILHSPDNGRSWVRQASGTNRPLSKIVFVGGTSTGWAIGAAGTILKSTNGGDTWEKVHRSYVGTDLSTVHFTNRDTGWVAGVGGRILRTNDGGARWADQSRGDYNYNDIHFLDGEEGWVVGDDGVVMFTGEGGEGFPSWNGPHDTGTRNDLYAIHFSDPQHGLAVGKAGTIIATRGVGTPWVRRQSPTMNPLYGVFLASNTTAWAVGLQGTVIRTEDGGLNWTLYPTGVTDRLTAVFATDTMHVWAVGTRGRIINSSDGGRTWQTQDSGISSALLTVHFIDRNFGWAAGTEGTIVWTSDGGQTWTRQVTGTSKFLSGIYLADDEYGWVVGEDGAILNTINGGVWGLAWLRLVHAAPDVGLGLIDVYLNGVRVIDDLDYRGVSRNIAVPTDGAEIAVVPGSVSAIGADDPRFNVVLSEGQTYAAVLAGEIGHPDGPLSLITVPKKPSGKTVAPVPVGFVHAVPDGPPVDCFVNGVTMCSDLSFGQYNLGTSTDEHQIMNIRRHDDGSLVESFDVTLSSSEEVFPIILTGYLSPPPGSEDRSVSMMIVSETGEVSTPAIVTRLEDDSVVREFKLLGNYPNPFNPSTTIRFDLPATSDVTLTVFDVLGRVVRKFERPMVPAGFGRSQSVDSQGLSSGVYVYSLSAVGAGEINTATGSMLLIR